The genomic window aaggtggaatcggactggttgctagcggcaactgagccaattctactttacaccatgtttgataaatctcccccatgaagcATGAACAAAGTCTAGAGATGAATTTAACAAATACTAGAAAGTTGACCTATAGCACTGGGTAACTGTACTGCATgggaagtcttaaaggggttatacagtgatagaaaaacatggccactttcttccagagacaacactactcttacctccagttaaggtgcggtttgcagttaagctccattcacttcaattaaaccgagttgcaaaacccttgacccaaactggagacaagagtggtgctgtctcctgaagaaagtggccatgtttttataacactggataacccctttaaaggagatctGTCCCATATGAGATAGATGTCTCAAAAACACACTTCTAGCAACTCATTCTAAACTTTAAATTAGTGAGTATAAGGAATTATGTtctgagtagtgttgagcaaagtGTCAAAATGTTCCGATTTAGCAACGTTATCGGAACCTGAACGCTTGACGTTTGAttcccagtggctgcagaagttggatgccatcctagggtgccctggaaaacatgtatccatattttcctggcagtccatgacaggaactgtccagagcaggagaggttttctatggggatttgctactgctctggacagacatggacagaggtggcagcagagagcattgtgtcagactggaaagaaaacaccacttcctgcgggacatacagcagctgataagtactggtagacttgagatgtttaaagagaagtaaattatatAAGTTTCTGGCTCAGgtgtatttgattttttttccagagtacccctttaagtctgtagcAACATTGTGCATTTATCTTTTACTTCATTTTATACCTCTTTTCTGTTTAATTTAACCTTTCTTTTCATATTTTTCCTCTTTCCATGTATTATTTTGCAGGCCAGCAGAAAAGCAGTGACACGTGGCAAGGCCGCAGCTAAGCGTGCCCAGAGAGGCTCCTCCAATGTCTTCTCCATGTTTGAGCAGTCACAGATCCAGGAATTTAAGGAGGTGAAAAAAATTCCTAAATCAGACCTAAAGCTTCATGGAATTTCTCTTAACACCTACAGGTTCAAATCAAATTGCTAACAAATCAGGACAATGTCATATGATGTGATGGACTGCATTAGGTTGTTGTGAAACTGTAAATTTCCaggtgacagtttcactttaaatagGCCCAGTTGTTTATGGTACTTCCAAAATCAAGACTAGAATGCACCATCACAGtgaaggtcctattacatggacaaATTAGAACTCAAACATGCTCATGTCACCCATGTAATATAGATCAGCAGTCCAACAAGCAAACGGTCGATCGCTCAATTCCGATTTGACAGATTAAAGCAAAGGGCCACACCAACAATCTAGGGCCACATTACATTATGCACCATATGAGAATACAACAGGCcacgttatgttttttttttctattgctaGGCCTTTAGCTGTATAGACCAGAACCGTGACGGTATTATCAGCAAGTCTGACCTCAAAGAGACCTACATGCAGCTGGGTGAGTACAGGAATGCCTTGTTCCTATATAGTACACACTAATTGATATCACCCTCACACATCAGATTGTAGATTCACACATTGGTGGCGCAataatatccaatcccccaattgCTAAAGTGGAACTTAGTCCTGTCAGGCCTATTCAGCTTCATTGGAGGCCTTTGCATACTAAGTAATCCGGGCGGATAATTCCGTTGCTCGCCTTCCTGCACTCCAACTTGAATTTTTGCCagccccatagactccattctatggtcaggcagattctgctgtgcacccgaagaatgaacctgttcattctttgggcggatggtggaatctgccattgcatagaatggagtccatggcatgggtggagatgtGCGCAGGCGCGAGAAGCGGGATACTCTTATTGTCAGCCTATTGTAGTCAAGCAGTGATCTACAGAAAAACAAGAAGGTGGCAGGAGATGATCTGGCATAGTGTGGCCTTACACCTTCCTCTTCTGTAAagttgtatatggaggtatatttGTGTGTTTGAAACTTGGATGAGAACCAATATGGTGGCCATTCCAGCTCCTCTATACATTTGAGTGCAAATGGTTTCCATCTTTTCTTACCATTTGTTGTGTGGACATTCACATATGCGGGAAAAGTAATAAACAAAACTGATCCTCCATATATTGCCGTATATTATATTGACTGTAGGTAAAATGAATGTGAACGATGATGAGCTGGAACAAATGCTGAAGGAAGGAAAAGGGCCCATCAACTTCACCGTCTTCTTGACGCTGTTTGGAGAGAAGCTTAATGGTGAGCCCATTAATAAAGTTCATGACATTCCTAATCTTTACAATTAAGGTGGTCCTACGCATCTAATGTATATGCGGGTGTCCCAACCCTTCCCCCCAGACACCTGTAGTTCGGGAGGGTTGGAGCACCAGCTCACACCACCCATGTAAGGAGCATCGGTGTTGAGCGATCGCTGGATCTTTTGTGCGATTCTTTGGTTCCATCATTTGTTGGCTATATATCTTCTATTACACTGGGAGATGTGGGGCTGAGTAAAAACTTATTTTGTAGCAGGTCAGAACAATGTAATTAGCAGATGAGTAAGCATTTGCTCGTTCATCATCCaaaagccctattacataggATGATGTTAGCATGTTCAACCAataaattgctccatgtaatagacctGTTAGTCTACCACTAGATGCAGCAGTCACATCAAACCAGGTCTACTTATCTCTTCATTTCAACATACCTTTGATAATACACACCAGCTTAAATAGtgaacaggggggggagagaaaccttgaaggacagctcacacaggccagAAAAAGAAAGGAGAGTTCGTGAAAGTCACTGTGTCTGGGAGAATCCTCTAGGTTGTGTAcaaatataaagagaaaaaatACTGCATAAACCATAAGGTGTAGGTCTATACCACCTTGCTGTGGgtgctggtgaagaccagcggccccttagactctgctccttggTGCGCCTTATGTCATCGCTAGTGATGGTATAGCGGATCCACACCTCCAGTCATTACAGTGTCCACAGCCTTTAATGTGGTTTTCCCATTTTAGACACTCACAGAATATAAAAAGTGAATACCATAAATGCTATACATCCAAAATTTAGGACCAAACCAATAAGCAAACCTTTGTTCTGTTCGAAAAGACAGCAGCATTCAGAGAATGGGGAAGTGGATGGGGTCGGCtattataacaatttttcttaattTTCTTCTTCCTTTAAATGACTTTCTCCATCTGTTTTCCTCCCAGGGACGGACCCGGAGGACTCTATACTCGCTGCCTTCAAACTTCTGGATCCTAATGGAACAGGAAATGTCAACAAAGATGAGTATGTGACTCTGCTTGTGTTGGGAATATGAAGGCTTCTGGGTCACACATACCGTGCCAGAGACTTTTTTAGTCGGCTGACCTTTCCCGGCAGCTATTGTGCAGCTATTGGCAGCTTTAGACAAGAGACCTTCTTACATAAAGTATTTCTTCATCTAATGTTTAGTGAACAAATATTCTAACTCAGAATTATTTTCCAATCTTCAGGTTAAAGCATCTACTGATGACACAAGCGGATAAATTCACAGCAGAAGAGGTGAGATCAATATTAACCTTCATACAGTGCCAGTATTTGTAGTATATCGCATATAGTGGTCCATAAATACCCATATTACCCAATAGTCTGATGGCTACTTGTAACAATCTGTATTTgaggtgtcaggatggtatctttgcggagcgtcatgcgtccctctgctcatgctgtgcggccgagaaggtgctgattttcttatcctgtttctgtgttttgtttgcagtgtgtgaacactggtttatatgctcacctttgttgggagacacacccgacttcacctgctgaattctgtctgaccatgtcatggttaatctgtgtttgggttctgctgtgactgacaggtcttcctgccagtggatctgtcttgttctcaggtgtctgtgcttggagatcagggggatggtccaattacattctggaccagaatcctggcctcctatataactaacccagtctgtgctctcattgccggatattgagcttgtctctgcctggttctgtgtttctattcttgctctgttgattctgaccctgctttgcctttctgaccattcttgtttgctgcctgcccctgaccatactgcctgtatattgactttgccttcggattgtgattttgtacttttgctgcccgtttgttgtgacccggactgtttaccattcgttattgtgttttgtctgtctgtcttgtccttgtgtcccacctagccagtgcagggactgacgcccagttgctcgccgccattttagggtggattgtggcaaataggtagaggacagtgggcggggctgagcttagggctcactgtttgtcttgtcctgctgtctggttcctaaCATGAggtctatttttttaaaaatatatttttaaccctttaaggaccaggcacaaaatgacccagtggaccgcgcaaattttcatttttgtgttttcttttttccctcctccccttctaagagttttagcactttcagttttctatctacagggtcatgtaatggcttatttgttacaggagtagttgtactatgtaatggtgtctttcattttaccataacatgtatgatggaaccccaaaattattatttatgaagatataaattggtgaaatcgtaaaaaagaatgcaatatggtaacgtttggggggttcctgtgtctatgtaatgcactatacggtaaaagcaacataatactattattctataggtcagtctgaacacaaccatatgcaggtttacacagattctctaatgttatatatatatattttttaatgaaaaccttcttttttgcaatcaatttttaataaaatgggcctattgtgactcttataacggttttagtttttcacctacggggctgtatgagatgtaattttttccgccatgatctctagtttttattaataccatatttgtgaagatcggacattttgatcacttttttataaatttttttatatataatgtaacaaaaaatcggtaatcctggcactttttccctcttttcatgtacggCGTTCGCCGTGcgggatgacgattgttatattttacacgctacggtatattatatgtttatttatttatttttatacgttttatttaaataatgggaaaggggggtgatttaaatttttattgggggaggggctttggggtatttataaagatatttttacattttaagtccccttgggggacttttacatacaattgtTAGATTATGCACACTGATCACtgttatgccataggcatagcaatgatcagtgtgattGGCgatctgctgattaagcctgcctgtggcagactttatCAGCAGAGCGCCATCGGACCGTACAGAGGAAGGTAGGAGACCTCCCGCGGTCCGTTaaaacaatcgggacccccgcagtgtgagtgggtcccaatcggtaagtgacaggggcagtcccgcagcgtttaaggggttaatgacacgctgcagcctgtcattaacggtgagggccagactgctcactgcagccgacccacacctgctatgaagcgtgctccgctccagagcgcgcttcataggaaagGACGTACcaatacgcccagggtcgtctggggacagacttccagggcataCCGGTATGTCCTTGGTCATCCAGgggaccaggccaatttccatttttgcactttgggttttttctttcttgtgcttaaaaggctatagctcttgcattttttaCACCTAGAGACACACAgaggcccttattttttgcaccactaattgtaatttgcaatgacaggcttaatttttgcataaagtacactgcaaaaccagaaaaaaattaaagcgactctgtacccacaatctgacccccccaaaccgcttgtaccttcggatagctgcttttaatccaagatctgtcctggggtccattcggcaggtgatgcagttattgttataagtcaacttttaaacttgcagccctgtgtcaaactggtgtggcctagagtgtgtgtgcccaagccttgcaccgcctctctgtccctcctccccaccctcctcattaggaattcCCTGGgctggatttttcctattcatcacctgtgtgaacattgcacatgtgttGGACCTGAAATCCAATTTACATTTGGATTATTTGCTTTCtcctgtataggatatatatggcTTACATAAATGTCTCTGTATTTCTTGCTGTTTTCCAGGTGGAACAAATGTTTGCTGTGACCCCAATCGATGTGGCTGGGAACATTGACTACAAGTCTCTGTGTTACATCATCACACATGGAGACGAGAAGGAAGAGTCCTGAGCCTATAATGTTTTCATATGTGAATTAAATGCTCTATTTTCTATGGTAGACTTCTTATTTATTGGCTTAGCTTGTTGGTTTCTGTGCTATATTACAATACGTGAAGCATCAGATCTGTCTCTGAAATAATGCGCCCCCTGTCAATCATAGATGCCGACCAGCATCCgcacttattttttgcattgcgatgacacacacacatacatataaataGCTGGAATCTGGATATATGTAGTGGTCCAAGATTAAAGATTTCACAATGTGATCTTCTTGGATGTATCTATGACCTATCTAAAGATCTAGACTGGATTCAccttaatggtgtgttcacacctacaggatctgcagctgattttctgcagcagatttaatttaaataactgaacacagcatcaaatctgctgcagatctgctgcagatcctgtaggtgtgaacgcacccttagggtaaattcacatgggcggatCCACCGGGAGTCTCACGTGTGGATCCGGattgtgtattgcggattagctgcggatttcgtgcgttagactcccggcggatccgcccgtgtgaatttaccctaaaagggaactattagcaggttagacaaatctagcttcctagtgggcacagggcactgaagatgaaggtatgtctgttaccttcatcctcagctgtTTCCATGCTGAAAGTTGTGCACggtaagctgttaggagcactggcgcTGTGGCTACCATCCCTTCAAGCACTAatccggtgtaacaggccagagtatacccccagcacaGACTATccccggggttaaaatggcctaggctagattatacccaggatatattttggcctaggctgttttataccccggggtatatttggGCCAAtttataccccctcaggccattttatacccccatgaaatcaacAGCAGTGAGTCATAGacacaagaattacttaatttttcaacattttattggggattcagctTTATCTGCTGAAttaagtgagaagctactgatggaaatcttaaaaatctaaacacataggagaagatttatcaaacatggtgtaaagtgaaactggctcagttgcccctagcaaccaatcagattccacttttcatttttcacagactctttggaaattgaaaggtggaatctgaccaGTTTCACTtttccatatgtttttttttggctaataaggagattttgtgcacttcataagTATCTGTCCAAGACTTATTAAGGGTTTagcgctattttacatcagttttcaatgcctgcaccttttttcagtgtatgcaagggggaggggggggggggttgttctattaactagttttcattagatttgtGAAGTGCACATTTTAATTTTTATGCACATAATCCTACCCTAGCATAGCTTTTgcagccaagctgttttagactgggtccacactgtgttattgcagaccattttttttcacattagttttttgcaaaatggatgagaaaaaaggaagcgtttgtgtgcctccattttgatcagtttttccattccataataaaaaaaatggataaaaatgcatccatttttttagcgtacacaaatactgtggttgactgcatttttgtgtacactaaaaaaagatgcgttttgatcagtttttcaatccattttttttttttttgcaaaaatggatggaaaaaaaaaacggactgcaaaaaacacataaattgtcaaggcacttgcgtctaatcaTGATTTTTGCGCAATaaccgtaaaattttgcacagcccataaaaacctccacctacttaaaggggttgtccggcgctgcagagggcggccggcacttgggaagatccgccggccgcccgaagaagacgtcactgctgaggatcggagaccgtggtcggcacgtgacaggtgagtatagcgcaccacacttccgggtacacgggtgggggtggtgggacacggggaagggggccattcacagacataacatacattacaaagttgttcaactttgtaatgtgtgttattctgtgaataattttttagcgccggacaacccctttaaatagtgcatatgatgcagtgatgggacagcgccacctactgtcagttcaatgtaagctcTGTACTGTATTtttcaacaagaggaagcagctgtgtccgagtatgataaaaaaaaaaaaaaaaaaagatctgtgcACTTtttaacaaattagagataaagtgagaaaaccagtgaagtaacaAC from Dendropsophus ebraccatus isolate aDenEbr1 chromosome 1, aDenEbr1.pat, whole genome shotgun sequence includes these protein-coding regions:
- the MYL7 gene encoding myosin regulatory light chain 2, atrial isoform isoform X1, whose amino-acid sequence is MASRKAVTRGKAAAKRAQRGSSNVFSMFEQSQIQEFKEAFSCIDQNRDGIISKSDLKETYMQLGKMNVNDDELEQMLKEGKGPINFTVFLTLFGEKLNGTDPEDSILAAFKLLDPNGTGNVNKDELKHLLMTQADKFTAEEVEQMFAVTPIDVAGNIDYKSLCYIITHGDEKEES
- the MYL7 gene encoding myosin regulatory light chain 2, atrial isoform isoform X2 — translated: MFEQSQIQEFKEAFSCIDQNRDGIISKSDLKETYMQLGKMNVNDDELEQMLKEGKGPINFTVFLTLFGEKLNGTDPEDSILAAFKLLDPNGTGNVNKDELKHLLMTQADKFTAEEVEQMFAVTPIDVAGNIDYKSLCYIITHGDEKEES